In a single window of the Eriocheir sinensis breed Jianghai 21 chromosome 61, ASM2467909v1, whole genome shotgun sequence genome:
- the LOC126986157 gene encoding uncharacterized protein LOC126986157 isoform X1, with the protein MASPEVLLQRPFWSVANTLVLPIRSDEDGDGAPALRSIVSLSLPVTIFLDVLLGERSSSSSRSRSLGEDQAGIFRAVEASLAGVGVDGRACLLRLICHLQSRPIGQYTVVGEVLMLLFTPKREAVDFLQDYQEAEMAGLDGGDCASLYPSCPFSLPPALMPALYEDTTTSSSSSSEGQKASPSSPYRDLALPGVVLN; encoded by the exons ATGGCGTCCCCTGAGGTCCTTCTTCAGCGTCCTTTCTGGAGCGTGGCCAACACCCTGGTGCTGCCCATTAGAAGCGACGAGGACGGGGACGGCGCCCCCGCCCTGCGCTCcatcgtctccctctccctccccgtcaCCATCTTCCTCGACGTGCTGCtgggggagagaag cagcagcagcagcaggagcaggagcctCGGGGAAGACCAGGCGGGCATCTTCCGGGCGGTGGAGGCGTCGCTGGCGGGCGTGGGCGTGGACGGGCGGGCGTGTCTGCTGCGGCTCATCTGCCACCTGCAAAGCCGACCCATAGGACAGTACACGGTGGTGGGGGAAGTGCTCATGCTGCTGTTTAC accgaAGCGCGAGGCCGTGGACTTCCTACAGGATTACCAAGAGGCGGAGATGGCAGGTCTTGATGGGGGGGACTGCGCCAGCCTGtacccctcctgccccttctccCTGCCCCCCGCCCTGATGCCCGCCCTGTacgag gacactaccacctcctcctcgtcctcttcggaAGGTCAGAAGGCGTCACCGAGCAGCCCCTATCGTGACCTTGCCTTGCCCGGGGTCGTCCTCAACTGA
- the LOC126986157 gene encoding uncharacterized protein LOC126986157 isoform X3 codes for MASPEVLLQRPFWSVANTLVLPIRSDEDGDGAPALRSIVSLSLPVTIFLDVLLGERSSSSSRSRSLGEDQAGIFRAVEASLAGVGVDGRACLLRLICHLQSRPIGQYTVVGEVLMLLFTTLPPPPRPLRKVRRRHRAAPIVTLPCPGSSSTDLA; via the exons ATGGCGTCCCCTGAGGTCCTTCTTCAGCGTCCTTTCTGGAGCGTGGCCAACACCCTGGTGCTGCCCATTAGAAGCGACGAGGACGGGGACGGCGCCCCCGCCCTGCGCTCcatcgtctccctctccctccccgtcaCCATCTTCCTCGACGTGCTGCtgggggagagaag cagcagcagcagcaggagcaggagcctCGGGGAAGACCAGGCGGGCATCTTCCGGGCGGTGGAGGCGTCGCTGGCGGGCGTGGGCGTGGACGGGCGGGCGTGTCTGCTGCGGCTCATCTGCCACCTGCAAAGCCGACCCATAGGACAGTACACGGTGGTGGGGGAAGTGCTCATGCTGCTGTTTAC gacactaccacctcctcctcgtcctcttcggaAGGTCAGAAGGCGTCACCGAGCAGCCCCTATCGTGACCTTGCCTTGCCCGGGGTCGTCCTCAACTGACCTGGCGTGA
- the LOC126986157 gene encoding uncharacterized protein LOC126986157 isoform X2 yields the protein MASPEVLLQRPFWSVANTLVLPIRSDEDGDGAPALRSIVSLSLPVTIFLDVLLGERSSSSRSRSLGEDQAGIFRAVEASLAGVGVDGRACLLRLICHLQSRPIGQYTVVGEVLMLLFTPKREAVDFLQDYQEAEMAGLDGGDCASLYPSCPFSLPPALMPALYEDTTTSSSSSSEGQKASPSSPYRDLALPGVVLN from the exons ATGGCGTCCCCTGAGGTCCTTCTTCAGCGTCCTTTCTGGAGCGTGGCCAACACCCTGGTGCTGCCCATTAGAAGCGACGAGGACGGGGACGGCGCCCCCGCCCTGCGCTCcatcgtctccctctccctccccgtcaCCATCTTCCTCGACGTGCTGCtgggggagagaag cagcagcagcaggagcaggagcctCGGGGAAGACCAGGCGGGCATCTTCCGGGCGGTGGAGGCGTCGCTGGCGGGCGTGGGCGTGGACGGGCGGGCGTGTCTGCTGCGGCTCATCTGCCACCTGCAAAGCCGACCCATAGGACAGTACACGGTGGTGGGGGAAGTGCTCATGCTGCTGTTTAC accgaAGCGCGAGGCCGTGGACTTCCTACAGGATTACCAAGAGGCGGAGATGGCAGGTCTTGATGGGGGGGACTGCGCCAGCCTGtacccctcctgccccttctccCTGCCCCCCGCCCTGATGCCCGCCCTGTacgag gacactaccacctcctcctcgtcctcttcggaAGGTCAGAAGGCGTCACCGAGCAGCCCCTATCGTGACCTTGCCTTGCCCGGGGTCGTCCTCAACTGA